In Arctopsyche grandis isolate Sample6627 chromosome 13, ASM5162203v2, whole genome shotgun sequence, one DNA window encodes the following:
- the kkv gene encoding hyaluronan synthase-like protein kkv isoform X1 — protein MAASGLRHRDDGSDDNSDDETTPFGNEIYGGSQRTVQETKGWDVFRDPPIKQDSGSMASQKCLEFTVKICKVLAYILTFIIVLAGGVIAKGTLLFMTSQLKKDKQIQYCNKQLGRDKQFIATIPPQERVAWMWCIFFAFLVPEIGALIRSIRICFFKSWKKPAFSHFLLVFIIETLQTIGLAILFYVVLPDLDVVKGAMLTNCMCFFPAVLRLLSRSQKESKRFVKMIVDLVAIAAQITGFIVWPLLEGKPSLWLIPVASVLISLGWWENYVSKFSPWGFMKILNRVKEELNYTRYFIYIFVSIWKMIAFLCSILLILQIQGEDVGEFFTLFESGFGEHSIEVEEIRTASGGSVAPDLADITKTGDKVEVIALYNTAVYVLLIQILAAYLCYIFGKFACKILIQGFSYAFPVNLTIPVTISFLIAACGIRNGDPCYFHDTIPDYLFFESPGVYNLNAFISKEMSWMWLLWLLSQTWITLHIWTPKCERLASTEKLFVIPMYSSLLIDQSLGLNRRCDDQTDVKTEDLAEIEKEKGDEYYETISVQTDGSNSTPKTVKSSDHITRIYACATMWHETKEEMIEFLKSIFRLDEDQCARRIAQKYLRVVDPDYYEFETHIFLDDGFEVSDHSKDDFQVNMFVKRLVGTIDEAASEVHQTHIRIRPPKKFPAPYGGRLEWILPGKTKMICHLKDNSKIRHRKRWSQVMYMYYLLGHRLMELPISVDRKEVMAENTFLLTLDGDIDFRPHAVQLLIDLMKKNKNLGAACGRIHPIGSGPMVWYQMFEYAIGHWLQKATEHMIGCVLCSPGCFSLFRAKALMDDNVMRKYTTKSDEARHYVQYDQGEDRWLCTLILQRGYRVEYSAASDAYTHCPEGFNEFYNQRRRWVPSTMANIFDLLMDYKRTVKINDNISMPYISYLIMLMGGTVLGPGTIFLMLVGAFVAAFKIDNWTSFYYNIIPIILFMVICFTCKSSIQLFFARLISAIYGLIMMAVLIGLLLQIMEDGWLAPSSLFLFIIILEMFIAALIHPQELYCLPAIVIYYITIPSMYLLLIIYSLFNLNDITWGTRVVKEKQTPQQIEEEAKAVEEAKNQSKNKTLLSFLGGQNSDEKGSFEFSFAGLFKCMFCTYPEGGEERAQLMYITDSLDQMKKKMDVFERVIEPSAPSSNRRRSTLGGAGLHQLGAVSEDGEDNDDESNSETLSTMPKEERDNMCNPYWIDDPDLGKGETDYLLDAEIQFWTDLLAQYLYPIDENKEEKLRIAQDLKDLRDRSVFGFFMLNALFVLIVFLLQLNKDLLHIKWPFGIKTNITYDESSQEVHISKEYLQLEPIGLVFVVFFALILVIQFTAMLFHRFGTLSHILASTELNWYCSKKAEDLSQDAILDKNAVAIVKDWQKLHGIDDDYENDSGSGPDRVGRRQTVHNLEKARQKKRQIGTLDVAFKKRFFSSNANGGPGTPILNRKLTMRRETIKALETRRNSLMAEKRKSHMQTLGASNEYGISGINNNGGIPVRNTRISNAGISVKDVFQDPNGQVGRGYEPALGDDDSGSLRLQPRPSQVTFQPRY, from the exons AGAAAGataaacagatacaatattgCAACAAACAATTGG GAAGAGACAAGCAATTCATCGCTACTATTCCACCGCAAGAGAGGGTCGCATGGATGTGGTGTATATTTTTCGCGTTCCTTGTACCGGAAATCGGCGCTTTGATCCGTTCGATAAGGATATGCTTCTTCAAAAGTTGGAAAAAGCCTGCATTTTCTCACTTCTTACTCGTGTTCATAATTGAAACATTGCAAACGATAGGATTAGCCATTTTATTCTATGTGGTGCTTCCGGATTTGGACGTGGTGAAAGGAGCCATGTTGACGAACTGCATGTGTTTCTTTCCGGCTGTTTTAAGGTTGTTGTCTAGAAGTCAAAAGGAATCCAAaagatttgtaaaaatgatcGTTGACCTGGTTGCAATTGCTGCTCAAATTACCGGTTTTATCGTTTGGCCTTTGCTCGAAGGAAAGCCTTCGTTGTGGTTGATTCCTGTAGCTTCTGTTTTGATATCTTTGGGATGGTGGGAGAACTACGTATCCAAATTCAGTCCATGGG gtttcatgaaaatattgaaCCGAGTCAAGGAAGAATTGAACTATACAAGATACTTCATATACATTTTCGTATCGATCTGGAAGATGATAGCGTTCTTGTGTTCCATACTTCTCATTTTGCAAATTCAAGGAGAAGATGTCGGGGAATTCTTTACACTATTTGAAAGTGGTTTCGGTGAACACTCCATTGAAGTAGAAGAG ATCAGAACAGCGTCGGGAGGCTCCGTAGCACCTGATCTAGCCGATATTACAAAAACAGGAGATAAAGTAGAAGTGATAGCTCTTTACAACACTGCCGTATACGTGCTACTTATACAAATTTTGGCCGCATATCTATGCTACATTTTCGGAAAATTTGCTTGCAAAATATTGATCCAAGGTTTCAGCTACGCTTTTCCCGTCAATCTAACTATTCCAGTTACTATTTCGTTCTTGATCGCCGCTTGTGGTATCAGAAACGGAGATCCGTGCTACTTTCACGATACGATACCGGATTACTTGTTCTTTGAAAGCCCTGGAG tGTACAATTTGAACGCGTTCATATCTAAGGAGATGTCTTGGATGTGGCTGCTTTGGCTTCTGTCCCAAACATGGATCACTTTACACATTTGGACACCAAAATGTGAAAGATTGGCGTCTACCGAAAAACTGTTTGTCATTCCTATGTATAGCTCACTGCTTATAGATCAATCGTTGGGATTAAATAGACGATGTGATGATCAAACTGATGTAAAGACCGAG GATTTGGCTGAAATAGAGAAGGAAAAGGGTGACGAATACTACGAAACGATATCAGTACAAACGGATGGTTCAAATTCAACTCCTAAAACCGTTAAATCATCAGATCACATCACCAG AATATATGCATGCGCTACTATGTGGCACGAGACTAAAGAAGAAATGATAGAGTTCTTGAAGTCAATTTTCCGGCTTGATGAAGATCAGTGCGCAAGACGTATTGCACAAAAGTATTTGCGCGTTGTTGATCCagattattatgaatttgaaa CTCACATCTTCCTTGACGACGGCTTTGAAGTGTCAGACCACAGCAAAGACGATTTCCAAGTAAACATGTTCGTAAAACGACTAGTTGGCACGATCGACGAAGCAGCTTCTGAAGTTCACCAAACGCATATAAGAATTAGACCTCCGAAAAAATTTCCAGCACCGTACGGTGGAAGGTTGGAATGGATACTGCCTGGAAAAACTAAGATGATCTGTCATTTGAAAGACAATTCCAAGATTAGACACAGAAAGAGATGGTCTCAA GTGATGTACATGTACTATCTGTTGGGTCATAGACTTATGGAACTCCCTATATCTGTTGATCGAAAAGAAGTGATGGCAGAAAATACATTCCTCTTGACTTTGGATGGTGATATTGATTTCCGACCTCATGCTGTGCAGCTTTTGATAGATTTGATGAAGAAAAATAAGAACTTGGGTGCAGCATGTGGACGTATTCATCCTATTGGTTCAG GTCCTATGGTGTGGTATCAAATGTTCGAATACGCTATTGGCCATTGGCTGCAAAAGGCAACTGAACATATGATCGGCTGTGTATTGTGTAGTCCTGGATGCTTCTCCTTGTTCAGAGCTAAAGCTTTGATGGATGACAATGTCATGAGAAAGTATACTACAAAATCAGACGAAGCTAGACATTACGTGCAATACGATCagg gCGAAGATAGATGGCTGTGTACGTTGATTCTTCAAAGAGGCTATCGTGTAGAATATTCAGCCGCTTCCGATGCTTACACTCACTGTCCTGAAGGTTTCAATGAATTCTACAATCAGAGAAGAAGATGGGTACCCTCAACTATGGCTAATATTTTCGATCTGCTCATGGATTATAAAAGGACGGTCAAGATTAACGACAACATTTCAATGCCCTACATTTCATActtg ATTATGTTGATGGGTGGTACTGTCCTTGGACCTGGAACTATATTCCTTATGTTGGTGGGTGCCTTCGTAGCCGCTTTTAAAATCGACAATTGGACTTCATTTTACTACAATATTATCCCCATTATACTCTTCATGGTTATTTGTTTCACATGTAAATCAAGTATACAG CTATTCTTTGCCCGATTAATATCTGCTATATATGGTTTAATTATGATGGCCGTATTGATTGGTTTGTTACTTCAGATTATGGAAGATGGTTGGCTAGCACCCTCCAGTTTGTTCCTTTTTATAATCATACTAGAAATGTTTATAGCTGCTTTAATACATCCTCAAGAATTATACTGTTTACCTGCTATAGTAATCTATTATATAACAATTCCTAGCATGTACCTTCTTTTGATCATATATTCCTTGTTTAATTTGAACGACATCACTTGGGGTACTAGGGTCGTCAAGGAAAAACAAACACCTCAG CAAATTGAAGAAGAAGCGAAAGCAGTTGAAGAAGCTAAAAatcaatcgaaaaataaaacccTTCTTAGTTTCCTCGGTGGACAAAACAGTGATGAAAAGGGTTCATTTGAATTTTCCTTTGCGGGACTTTTCAAATGTATGTTTTGCACATATCCAGAAGGAGGTGAGGAACGAGCTCAGCTTATGTACATCACTGATAGCTTGGATCAAATGAAGAAGAAAATGGATGTTTTCGAACG aGTAATTGAACCATCAGCACCATCATCTAATAGGCGTCGATCAACTCTAGGAGGTGCTGGATTACATCAACTTGGAGCGGTGTCAGAAGATGGTGAAGATAATGATGACGAATCAAATAGTGAAACGCTATCTACTATGCCAAAG GAGGAAAGAGATAATATGTGTAATCCTTATTGGATTGATGATCCTGATCTCGGAAAAGGTGAAACTGATTATCTTTTAGATGCTGAAATCCAATTTTGGACTGACCTTTTGGCACAGTATTTGTATCCTATTGATGAAAACAAGGAGGAAAAG CTACGTATCGCCCAAGATTTGAAAGACTTACGTGATCGATCGGTATTCGGCTTTTTTATGCTGAATGCTTTGTTTGTCCTTATCGTGTTCCTACTTCAGTTAAATAAGGATCTTCTTCACATCAAATGGCCCTTTGGAATTAAAACTAATATTACATATGATGAAAGCTCGCAAGAG gtGCATATTTCAAAAGAATATCTGCAGTTGGAGCCTATCGGTTTGGTATTTGTAGTGTTCTTCGCTCTCATTCTCGTCATTCAATTCACTGCTATGTTGTTCCATCGATTTGGAACACTGTCTCATATTTTGGCATCCACTGAACTCAATTGGTATTGCTCTAAAAAG gCTGAAGACTTGTCCCAAGATGCTATATTGGACAAGAATGCTGTTGCTATTGTGAAAGATTGGCAAAAACTGCATGGTATCGATGATGATTATGAAAATGATTCCGGATCTGGTCCTGACAGAGTAGGTAGAAGACAAACTGTTCACAATTTAGAAAAGGCCAGACAGAAAAAGAGGCAGATCGGAACATTAGATGTCGCATTCAAGAAGAGATTCTTCAGTTCAAACGCCAACGGTGGACCAg GAACACCTATATTGAACCGCAAGCTTACAATGAGACGAGAAACCATCAAAGCTCTTGAAACCAGAAGGAATTCTCTGATGGCTGAAAAACGAAAATCACATATGCAAACTCTCGGTGCTAGCAAtgaatatggaatatctgga ATTAACAATAATGGTGGTATTCCCGTGAGAAATACGCGTATTTCAAATGCCGGCATTTCAGTTAAAGATGTCTTCCAAGATCCTAACGGACAAGTCGGTAGAGGTTATGAGCCAGCTTTAGGTGATGACGATTCAGGCTCTCTAAGACTTCAGCCACGACCAAGTCAAGTTACATTCCAACCGAGATACTAA
- the kkv gene encoding hyaluronan synthase-like protein kkv isoform X3, producing MAASGLRHRDDGSDDNSDDETTPFGNEIYGGSQRTVQETKGWDVFRDPPIKQDSGSMASQKCLEFTVKICKVLAYILTFIIVLAGGVIAKGTLLFMTSQLKKDKQIQYCNKQLGRDKQFIATIPPQERVAWMWCIFFAFLVPEIGALIRSIRICFFKSWKKPAFSHFLLVFIIETLQTIGLAILFYVVLPDLDVVKGAMLTNCMCFFPAVLRLLSRSQKESKRFVKMIVDLVAIAAQITGFIVWPLLEGKPSLWLIPVASVLISLGWWENYVSKFSPWGFMKILNRVKEELNYTRYFIYIFVSIWKMIAFLCSILLILQIQGEDVGEFFTLFESGFGEHSIEVEEIRTASGGSVAPDLADITKTGDKVEVIALYNTAVYVLLIQILAAYLCYIFGKFACKILIQGFSYAFPVNLTIPVTISFLIAACGIRNGDPCYFHDTIPDYLFFESPGVYNLNAFISKEMSWMWLLWLLSQTWITLHIWTPKCERLASTEKLFVIPMYSSLLIDQSLGLNRRCDDQTDVKTEDLAEIEKEKGDEYYETISVQTDGSNSTPKTVKSSDHITRIYACATMWHETKEEMIEFLKSIFRLDEDQCARRIAQKYLRVVDPDYYEFETHIFLDDGFEVSDHSKDDFQVNMFVKRLVGTIDEAASEVHQTHIRIRPPKKFPAPYGGRLEWILPGKTKMICHLKDNSKIRHRKRWSQVMYMYYLLGHRLMELPISVDRKEVMAENTFLLTLDGDIDFRPHAVQLLIDLMKKNKNLGAACGRIHPIGSGPMVWYQMFEYAIGHWLQKATEHMIGCVLCSPGCFSLFRAKALMDDNVMRKYTTKSDEARHYVQYDQGEDRWLCTLILQRGYRVEYSAASDAYTHCPEGFNEFYNQRRRWVPSTMANIFDLLMDYKRTVKINDNISMPYISYLIMLMGGTVLGPGTIFLMLVGAFVAAFKIDNWTSFYYNIIPIILFMVICFTCKSSIQLFVAQILSTGYAMIMMAVIVGTALQLGEDGIGSPSAIFLIALTGSFLIAACLHPQEFWCIVPGIIYLLSIPSMYLLLILYSIINLNNVTWGTREVPVKKTKRQIEEEAKAVEEAKNQSKNKTLLSFLGGQNSDEKGSFEFSFAGLFKCMFCTYPEGGEERAQLMYITDSLDQMKKKMDVFERVIEPSAPSSNRRRSTLGGAGLHQLGAVSEDGEDNDDESNSETLSTMPKEERDNMCNPYWIDDPDLGKGETDYLLDAEIQFWTDLLAQYLYPIDENKEEKARVASELMELRNKSVFAFFMFNALFVLIVFLLQLNKDQLHIDWPLGIKTNITYTEETGEVHISKEYLQLEPIGLVFVVFFALILVIQFTAMLFHRFGTLSHILASTELNWYCSKKAEDLSQDAILDKNAVAIVKDWQKLHGIDDDYENDSGSGPDRVGRRQTVHNLEKARQKKRQIGTLDVAFKKRFFSSNANGGPGTPILNRKLTMRRETIKALETRRNSLMAEKRKSHMQTLGASNEYGISGINNNGGIPVRNTRISNAGISVKDVFQDPNGQVGRGYEPALGDDDSGSLRLQPRPSQVTFQPRY from the exons AGAAAGataaacagatacaatattgCAACAAACAATTGG GAAGAGACAAGCAATTCATCGCTACTATTCCACCGCAAGAGAGGGTCGCATGGATGTGGTGTATATTTTTCGCGTTCCTTGTACCGGAAATCGGCGCTTTGATCCGTTCGATAAGGATATGCTTCTTCAAAAGTTGGAAAAAGCCTGCATTTTCTCACTTCTTACTCGTGTTCATAATTGAAACATTGCAAACGATAGGATTAGCCATTTTATTCTATGTGGTGCTTCCGGATTTGGACGTGGTGAAAGGAGCCATGTTGACGAACTGCATGTGTTTCTTTCCGGCTGTTTTAAGGTTGTTGTCTAGAAGTCAAAAGGAATCCAAaagatttgtaaaaatgatcGTTGACCTGGTTGCAATTGCTGCTCAAATTACCGGTTTTATCGTTTGGCCTTTGCTCGAAGGAAAGCCTTCGTTGTGGTTGATTCCTGTAGCTTCTGTTTTGATATCTTTGGGATGGTGGGAGAACTACGTATCCAAATTCAGTCCATGGG gtttcatgaaaatattgaaCCGAGTCAAGGAAGAATTGAACTATACAAGATACTTCATATACATTTTCGTATCGATCTGGAAGATGATAGCGTTCTTGTGTTCCATACTTCTCATTTTGCAAATTCAAGGAGAAGATGTCGGGGAATTCTTTACACTATTTGAAAGTGGTTTCGGTGAACACTCCATTGAAGTAGAAGAG ATCAGAACAGCGTCGGGAGGCTCCGTAGCACCTGATCTAGCCGATATTACAAAAACAGGAGATAAAGTAGAAGTGATAGCTCTTTACAACACTGCCGTATACGTGCTACTTATACAAATTTTGGCCGCATATCTATGCTACATTTTCGGAAAATTTGCTTGCAAAATATTGATCCAAGGTTTCAGCTACGCTTTTCCCGTCAATCTAACTATTCCAGTTACTATTTCGTTCTTGATCGCCGCTTGTGGTATCAGAAACGGAGATCCGTGCTACTTTCACGATACGATACCGGATTACTTGTTCTTTGAAAGCCCTGGAG tGTACAATTTGAACGCGTTCATATCTAAGGAGATGTCTTGGATGTGGCTGCTTTGGCTTCTGTCCCAAACATGGATCACTTTACACATTTGGACACCAAAATGTGAAAGATTGGCGTCTACCGAAAAACTGTTTGTCATTCCTATGTATAGCTCACTGCTTATAGATCAATCGTTGGGATTAAATAGACGATGTGATGATCAAACTGATGTAAAGACCGAG GATTTGGCTGAAATAGAGAAGGAAAAGGGTGACGAATACTACGAAACGATATCAGTACAAACGGATGGTTCAAATTCAACTCCTAAAACCGTTAAATCATCAGATCACATCACCAG AATATATGCATGCGCTACTATGTGGCACGAGACTAAAGAAGAAATGATAGAGTTCTTGAAGTCAATTTTCCGGCTTGATGAAGATCAGTGCGCAAGACGTATTGCACAAAAGTATTTGCGCGTTGTTGATCCagattattatgaatttgaaa CTCACATCTTCCTTGACGACGGCTTTGAAGTGTCAGACCACAGCAAAGACGATTTCCAAGTAAACATGTTCGTAAAACGACTAGTTGGCACGATCGACGAAGCAGCTTCTGAAGTTCACCAAACGCATATAAGAATTAGACCTCCGAAAAAATTTCCAGCACCGTACGGTGGAAGGTTGGAATGGATACTGCCTGGAAAAACTAAGATGATCTGTCATTTGAAAGACAATTCCAAGATTAGACACAGAAAGAGATGGTCTCAA GTGATGTACATGTACTATCTGTTGGGTCATAGACTTATGGAACTCCCTATATCTGTTGATCGAAAAGAAGTGATGGCAGAAAATACATTCCTCTTGACTTTGGATGGTGATATTGATTTCCGACCTCATGCTGTGCAGCTTTTGATAGATTTGATGAAGAAAAATAAGAACTTGGGTGCAGCATGTGGACGTATTCATCCTATTGGTTCAG GTCCTATGGTGTGGTATCAAATGTTCGAATACGCTATTGGCCATTGGCTGCAAAAGGCAACTGAACATATGATCGGCTGTGTATTGTGTAGTCCTGGATGCTTCTCCTTGTTCAGAGCTAAAGCTTTGATGGATGACAATGTCATGAGAAAGTATACTACAAAATCAGACGAAGCTAGACATTACGTGCAATACGATCagg gCGAAGATAGATGGCTGTGTACGTTGATTCTTCAAAGAGGCTATCGTGTAGAATATTCAGCCGCTTCCGATGCTTACACTCACTGTCCTGAAGGTTTCAATGAATTCTACAATCAGAGAAGAAGATGGGTACCCTCAACTATGGCTAATATTTTCGATCTGCTCATGGATTATAAAAGGACGGTCAAGATTAACGACAACATTTCAATGCCCTACATTTCATActtg ATTATGTTGATGGGTGGTACTGTCCTTGGACCTGGAACTATATTCCTTATGTTGGTGGGTGCCTTCGTAGCCGCTTTTAAAATCGACAATTGGACTTCATTTTACTACAATATTATCCCCATTATACTCTTCATGGTTATTTGTTTCACATGTAAATCAAGTATACAG CTTTTTGTGGCTCAAATATTATCGACAGGATATGCTATGATCATGATGGCTGTAATCGTTGGTACGGCTCTCCAGTTAGGCGAGGACGGTATAGGTTCTCCGTCAGCTATTTTCCTTATAGCGTTAACGGGGTCGTTTCTTATAGCAGCATGTCTCCATCCTCAAGAGTTTTGGTGTATCGTGCCTGGTATTATATATCTCCTGTCCATACCTTCTATGTACCTTCTGTTGATCCTTTATTCCATTATAAACCTCAACAATGTAACATGGGGTACTCGAGAAGTGCCTGTGAAGAAAACGAAAAgg CAAATTGAAGAAGAAGCGAAAGCAGTTGAAGAAGCTAAAAatcaatcgaaaaataaaacccTTCTTAGTTTCCTCGGTGGACAAAACAGTGATGAAAAGGGTTCATTTGAATTTTCCTTTGCGGGACTTTTCAAATGTATGTTTTGCACATATCCAGAAGGAGGTGAGGAACGAGCTCAGCTTATGTACATCACTGATAGCTTGGATCAAATGAAGAAGAAAATGGATGTTTTCGAACG aGTAATTGAACCATCAGCACCATCATCTAATAGGCGTCGATCAACTCTAGGAGGTGCTGGATTACATCAACTTGGAGCGGTGTCAGAAGATGGTGAAGATAATGATGACGAATCAAATAGTGAAACGCTATCTACTATGCCAAAG GAGGAAAGAGATAATATGTGTAATCCTTATTGGATTGATGATCCTGATCTCGGAAAAGGTGAAACTGATTATCTTTTAGATGCTGAAATCCAATTTTGGACTGACCTTTTGGCACAGTATTTGTATCCTATTGATGAAAACAAGGAGGAAAAG GCTCGCGTTGCATCAGAATTGATGGAGTTGCGAAACAAATCTGTGTTCGCCTTcttcatgttcaatgcattgtTTGTTTTGATTGTATTTTTGCTTCAACTGAATAAAGACCAACTTCACATAGATTGGCCACTCGGAATTAAAACGAATATCACATACACCGAGGAAACCGGAGAG gtGCATATTTCAAAAGAATATCTGCAGTTGGAGCCTATCGGTTTGGTATTTGTAGTGTTCTTCGCTCTCATTCTCGTCATTCAATTCACTGCTATGTTGTTCCATCGATTTGGAACACTGTCTCATATTTTGGCATCCACTGAACTCAATTGGTATTGCTCTAAAAAG gCTGAAGACTTGTCCCAAGATGCTATATTGGACAAGAATGCTGTTGCTATTGTGAAAGATTGGCAAAAACTGCATGGTATCGATGATGATTATGAAAATGATTCCGGATCTGGTCCTGACAGAGTAGGTAGAAGACAAACTGTTCACAATTTAGAAAAGGCCAGACAGAAAAAGAGGCAGATCGGAACATTAGATGTCGCATTCAAGAAGAGATTCTTCAGTTCAAACGCCAACGGTGGACCAg GAACACCTATATTGAACCGCAAGCTTACAATGAGACGAGAAACCATCAAAGCTCTTGAAACCAGAAGGAATTCTCTGATGGCTGAAAAACGAAAATCACATATGCAAACTCTCGGTGCTAGCAAtgaatatggaatatctgga ATTAACAATAATGGTGGTATTCCCGTGAGAAATACGCGTATTTCAAATGCCGGCATTTCAGTTAAAGATGTCTTCCAAGATCCTAACGGACAAGTCGGTAGAGGTTATGAGCCAGCTTTAGGTGATGACGATTCAGGCTCTCTAAGACTTCAGCCACGACCAAGTCAAGTTACATTCCAACCGAGATACTAA